The Methanocaldococcus infernus ME region TTGGACTATCATTAAAGCTTCTTTTTTTGAAATATTTTCTTGCTTTAATAATTTATTTACTAAAGAGATTTCAAAAGCTTTTTTTCCTAAATCACCAACAGCCCCTAGAGCAGAATAAGCATCCCAGTGGTTAAAATACTCTGAAATTACAATAGTTGTAGAAGGTGATGATTTTCCTTTCAACAGTGGGTTTATTTGTATAACATGAGGGTTATTTATCTTTTTTTGAATATGATGATCAAAAAATATAACCTCTTTATCTTTAATTTTTTCCAATTCATGAGGAACGTTAAAATCTAAAACATAAATTTTTTCTGATTTCTCTATATATTTCCATATCCTTGAATCAAATGAATATTCTCCTATAGGAGGAGATAAATTTAGAAAGTTATCTATCTTCAAAACTTTTATTAGAATTGCTGCTGAAGTTATTCCATCAGTGTCCCAATGATGTATTAATAACATCCAAATCACTCCACAAATGGATTTTTAAAATTCTTTATAACTTCATAAACCTCTGGTCTCATCATATACTCTGGAGGCTGCTCTTTATTAATTATCATTTCTCTTAGCTTTGTTCCACTTATCTTTATATGATACTCTCCATCATGCGGACATATTTTAGCATTTACCATTTCTCCACATTTTTTACAGTAAAAAGCTTCATATATGAACATTGGAGTAATTCCTAAGTCGGGAAACTCCTTAAATAAATCCCAAGCTTCATATGGCCCATAGTAATCTCCAACTCCTGCATGATCTCTCCCTACAATAAAATGAGTGCATCCAAAATTTTTTCTCATGATTGCATGGTGAATAGCTTCTCTAGGTCCTGCATACCTCATCTCATATCTTACTGTTGCTAAAATAGCAGAGTTTTTTGGATAGTAATGTTTAAACAAAACATCATATGCTTTAATGATGACTTCATCTTTATAATCTCCTTTTTTCTTTTTACCTAAAACTGGATTAATAAATAAGCCATCAACAAATGTTAATGCAACCTTTTGAATATATTCATGCCCCCTATGAGGAACATTTCTTGTTTGGAATGCCACAATTCTTTTCCATCCTCTATCTTTAAATAAATCTCTTGTTTCCTCTGGTCTTAAAGTATATCTACCAAAAGGATTGGGTAATTCATTTAAAAGCTCAATTTCTCCCCCAACTAAATAATCCTCCATTTTATAAATTTTAGACACTCCTGGATGTTCTAAATCCGTAGTTTTAAAAATTTTTTGAGCAAATTCTTTTTTGTTATAAGTATAAATATCCTCAACACACATCCTTGCTATAGGTAGATCATTATAATAAAGCAGAATTTCATCCCCTTCTTTAAAGGAAGGATTTTTCAAATCAAGAACTATAGGTATTGTCCAGGGTATATCATTACTTAACCTCATACAATCTAAAACAGATTGAAAATCTTCATTATTTAAAAATCCCTTGAGAGGTGAGTATACTCCATAAGCAATATTTTCTATATCAATAGCGTTCCCATAATTAATTTTAATTTTTAGAAATTCATTTTGTTCTTCTAAAATTTTCTCTTTTTCCCTAGAAGATAATAATTTTTTAACTAGCTTCCCACCATGTGGCTTAGAAATCATTTAACCACCTTAAAAATATATATTTATATGTTTATTTATTTATATGTTAATAAATTTTTAATCTTTTTTACTTTTTCTTCTTTGATAAAAAACATTTTATTTCTTTATCTTCTTCTAAATTTGATATATTTTTTAAAACATAATATCTATGTATAAATAGATTTCGGAATTAGAGGAGTTGTCGAAAATTAAAAATTGATTATTATTGATTTATTACTTGATATTACTCTTATTAAAGTTTGTATGTTGTGAACTATCTATATTATATTAATGCATTTCATTCTCCAATCTTACTGATAATTTTAAGTAGATTTTTTCCGTCTTGACCATATCTACTATCCCAAACAGCTGAAGTTATAGAAATTAAACCATAATCTTTATAATAACAAAGCTAAGATTGAAAGTTTATCATGAATTTGTTTTATTTAACCTTCTTTTTTGTAATATACATACAATCTGTTTATGGTAGCTCCGGTAGAATCTGATATATATAGCTTATCTGAACTTTTTAGAAGTTTATCAATTATTTCGTAAGTAATAGGGAGAATTTTAGATAAATCTTCTAAAGTAATTCTTTTAAATGACCTACCAAACGTAGAATGGTCAATATACGGATTAAACAGAGTTTTTGACAATGTTTCTAAATCTCTTAAACTTATTTTAAGGATAAATTTTATAATAAAGGCTGATATATACTGATTATATGATAATAAAGGATTTCTACCGACTCTACTAAACTTATTTTTGGATTCACCAAGTTAGTTATGGATAAAATTAAAATACAAGTTTGACGTAAATCAAAAAGTGAGCATCTTCTGTCCTATTTTTTCCAGTACTATTTTTACATTTTTATCCGCTCATACATTTTATTATCTCTTTAACTATATTCCATAATTTCATAATTTTTCGACACTCCCTGATGTTGGTAAAGCTTATATACTATATAAAATAATACTATATAAAATATAAGAGCGAATATTATAAAGCAAAATTTTTGTCTTGTGAAATAACGCCTCTAAGGGAATGAAAATATAACAACGGATTATTTATTAAAAAATAAAAAATAGCAAAATAACCCTTAAATAAATTTAAACTCCTTAAAAAAATAGTAAAGATTAACTCTTTTTTTCCAAAATTTCCTCTAATTCTTCCTCTTTTATCCTCTCCCCAGTTATCATATAAACTATTCTATCTCCTATAGAAGCCACTATATTCCCACTCCTCTCCAAGTATTTGGCAGCAAAGATAATATCAGTGGCTAAGGTTAGGTTCTTAGAAGGATTCTCTAAGATTTTTGAGATCATACATCTATAGAGTTCTTCATAAAGCTCATCCATCTTTTTGTCCATGTTGTAAACATCTCTTGCTAAGCCTTCATCTCTATTCTTAAAGGCTACCATGGCATTCTTTATCATGGTTATTAAGTAATCTTTCATAACTTCCAATATTTGATTTTTCCTTTTTCCTTCATACTCTGACTTTAACAAAATTTTGCAAATCTTGGCTGCATTATCTCCAACTTTCTCAAGTTTAGAAGAGATTTTAATACAAGTCATTAACTCCCTTAAATCCTCAGAAACTGGATGATGTAAAGCTATAGCTTTTATACACTTATCTTCTATTTTTATCTCCATCAAATCTATAGCTGTGTCTCTCCTTCTTATATGCTTAGCTTTCTCCTTATCTCCTTCAATAAATGTATTTACAGCAGATTCTGTTTGATCAATACAGAGCTCAGCCATCTCTAAGATATCATTTTCAATTTCTTTTAGCATCTCCTCAAATTTTTTTGGCATCTTTCCACCTTTACCCAAATCTACCTCTTATGTAGTCATCAGTTTCCTTCTTCTGTGGATTTAGGAAGATTTGCTCAGTCTCTCCAAACTCTATTAACTTACCCATCAAAAAGAAGGCTGTATAGTCAGAGATCCTACTTGCCTGCTGCATGTTGTGAGTAACAACCACTATAGTATAATCCTTAGCCAACTCTAACATTAACTCCTCTATCTTCAATGTGGAGATTGGATCAAGAGCAGAGGTTGGCTCATCCATTAATAGAACCTCTGGCTTTACAGCTATAGCCCTTGCTATACATAACCTCTGCTGCTGACCTCCAGAGAGGGCAAAGGCATTTTTATTAAGTTCATCTTTAACCTCATCCCAGAGAGCAGCTTTTTTTAATGCCCACTCAACAATCTTATCAAGCTCTTTCTTGTCCTTAACTCCATGTATCCTTGGACCAAAGGCAACATTGTCATAGATGGACATGGCAAAGGGATTAGGCTTTTGGAAAACCATTCCTACTCTTTTCCTTAGCTCATAGACATCTACATCCTCATCATAAATATTCTTTCCATCTAAGAGAACTTCTCCCTCTATTCTAACATTATCTATTAAGTCATTGAGCCTATTAAGGCATCTTAAGAATGTACTCTTCCCACAGCCAGATGGTCCTATTAAGGCTGTAATTTTATTTTTATATATTGGCATGCTTATATTATATAAAGCCTGTTTCTCCCCATACC contains the following coding sequences:
- the pstB gene encoding phosphate ABC transporter ATP-binding protein PstB, with the protein product MPEIKMETKNLSLWYGEKQALYNISMPIYKNKITALIGPSGCGKSTFLRCLNRLNDLIDNVRIEGEVLLDGKNIYDEDVDVYELRKRVGMVFQKPNPFAMSIYDNVAFGPRIHGVKDKKELDKIVEWALKKAALWDEVKDELNKNAFALSGGQQQRLCIARAIAVKPEVLLMDEPTSALDPISTLKIEELMLELAKDYTIVVVTHNMQQASRISDYTAFFLMGKLIEFGETEQIFLNPQKKETDDYIRGRFG
- the sat gene encoding sulfate adenylyltransferase, which gives rise to MISKPHGGKLVKKLLSSREKEKILEEQNEFLKIKINYGNAIDIENIAYGVYSPLKGFLNNEDFQSVLDCMRLSNDIPWTIPIVLDLKNPSFKEGDEILLYYNDLPIARMCVEDIYTYNKKEFAQKIFKTTDLEHPGVSKIYKMEDYLVGGEIELLNELPNPFGRYTLRPEETRDLFKDRGWKRIVAFQTRNVPHRGHEYIQKVALTFVDGLFINPVLGKKKKGDYKDEVIIKAYDVLFKHYYPKNSAILATVRYEMRYAGPREAIHHAIMRKNFGCTHFIVGRDHAGVGDYYGPYEAWDLFKEFPDLGITPMFIYEAFYCKKCGEMVNAKICPHDGEYHIKISGTKLREMIINKEQPPEYMMRPEVYEVIKNFKNPFVE
- the phoU gene encoding phosphate signaling complex protein PhoU, producing MPKKFEEMLKEIENDILEMAELCIDQTESAVNTFIEGDKEKAKHIRRRDTAIDLMEIKIEDKCIKAIALHHPVSEDLRELMTCIKISSKLEKVGDNAAKICKILLKSEYEGKRKNQILEVMKDYLITMIKNAMVAFKNRDEGLARDVYNMDKKMDELYEELYRCMISKILENPSKNLTLATDIIFAAKYLERSGNIVASIGDRIVYMITGERIKEEELEEILEKKS